Below is a genomic region from Deltaproteobacteria bacterium.
ACCCGTTTTTTTTCAGAAACGAGGCAGCTTTTTTCTCTACTTCCTTTCCCCATTTTCTATTATCTCTTTTCTTTAATGCGGGCAGCCTTTCCCCTCCTTTCCCTCAAATAATAAAGGCGAGACCTTCTTACCTTACCTCTTTTTGCTATTTCTATCTTTTCTATAGATGGACTGTATAGGGGGAATATTCTTTCTACTCCTATACCGTAAGACATTTTTCTTACGGTAAGAGTTTTATTCAGGCCCGATCCTCTGTTTCTGATCACGGTACCGGTAAATATTTGTATTCTTTCTTTTTCTCCTTCTTTTATCTTTGTGTGTATTTTCACCGTATCTCCCGACCTTATCTCGGGCAATTCCTTCCCTTGCTTTTCAATGTATGACTTTTCAAATTCATATGTACTTTTCATTTTTTTCTCCTTTTAGCCATTTTCATTCTCCATTCCCTTATTTTCTCATGATTCCCGGAAAGTAGTATGTCCGGCACCCTCATTCCTCTAAATTCGTAAGGTCTGGTATATTGTGGGTATTCTATCCAGTCTTCATTGAAAAAGGTTTCTTCTTCTAAAGATTTTGGATTTTCTATAACATTTGGTATAAGCCTGGTGACTGTGTCTGTTATCACCATTGCTGCTATTTCTCCTCCGCTTAAAATATACCTTCCTATAGACAATTCCATATCGGCCAAATATCTTATTCTTTCATCAAATCCTTCATATCTACCGCAGATCAAGGCAATATTTTCTTTTTTAACCAGATTTTTCGCTATCTCCTGATGAAATATCTCTCCCTGAGGTGTAAGTATTATGGTATATATATCTTTTACTTTTTCTTTTACAAAATCCATCGCCCGATAAACGGGTTCGGGTTTTAATACCATGCCACATCCGCCACCGTATGGATAATCATCGGCTTGTCTATGTTTTGTTAGTGTAAAATCTCTTATATCTACCAATTCTACTTCCACCAACTCTTTCTCCTGGGCTCTTTTTATAATGCTTTCTGAAAACGGAGACTGAAACATATTGGGGAATATGGATAATATAAAAAATTTCATCTATACTCCCCTTTTTTACTATTATTCCAGTATTTCTAACAGAGCTTTTTTGCCTATCTTTGTTGATGCGGCGCTGAGTATAGTTCTCATTGCTTGTGCTGTTCTTCCTTGTTTTCCTATAACCTTTCCTAAATCGTTATGATTTACTCTCAATTCAATCACCGTTGTTTTTTCACCTTCCATTTGAGAAACTTCTACTTCGTCCGGGTTATCTACAAGGAACTTAGCGATATTAGCAATTAAGTTTTTCATCGAGCTACCTCCATTTACAACGACTTTAAAACAGATTTCAGTATGCTTTTTGTTCCTTCACTTATCCGTGCACCTTTTTTAATCCATGCATCCAGTTTTTCTTTGTTCAATTTTACTTTTTCAGCACCATCCAAGAATGGATCATATGTACCAATAGCATCTATCGTTTTTCCATCCCTCGGGGCTTTTTTATCTGCCACTACAATCCTATAAGCGGGTTTTTTCTTTTTGCCCCCTCTTTTTAACCTGATCACAACACTCACATCTTACTCCTCTTATCAAAACGTTTTTGGATAGGAACCTAAGTTCTGCATCAT
It encodes:
- the rplS gene encoding 50S ribosomal protein L19 → MKSTYEFEKSYIEKQGKELPEIRSGDTVKIHTKIKEGEKERIQIFTGTVIRNRGSGLNKTLTVRKMSYGIGVERIFPLYSPSIEKIEIAKRGKVRRSRLYYLRERRGKAARIKEKR
- the trmD gene encoding tRNA (guanosine(37)-N1)-methyltransferase TrmD encodes the protein MKFFILSIFPNMFQSPFSESIIKRAQEKELVEVELVDIRDFTLTKHRQADDYPYGGGCGMVLKPEPVYRAMDFVKEKVKDIYTIILTPQGEIFHQEIAKNLVKKENIALICGRYEGFDERIRYLADMELSIGRYILSGGEIAAMVITDTVTRLIPNVIENPKSLEEETFFNEDWIEYPQYTRPYEFRGMRVPDILLSGNHEKIREWRMKMAKRRKK
- a CDS encoding KH domain-containing protein produces the protein MKNLIANIAKFLVDNPDEVEVSQMEGEKTTVIELRVNHNDLGKVIGKQGRTAQAMRTILSAASTKIGKKALLEILE
- the rpsP gene encoding 30S ribosomal protein S16, translated to MSVVIRLKRGGKKKKPAYRIVVADKKAPRDGKTIDAIGTYDPFLDGAEKVKLNKEKLDAWIKKGARISEGTKSILKSVLKSL